A region of Cucumis melo cultivar AY chromosome 2, USDA_Cmelo_AY_1.0, whole genome shotgun sequence DNA encodes the following proteins:
- the LOC103487227 gene encoding putative 4-hydroxy-4-methyl-2-oxoglutarate aldolase 2: MALVTTAEVCDANPQLIVSGELRALEPIFQIYGRRQVFSGPVVTLKVFEDNVLIREFLEEKGNGRVLVVDGGGSKRCAILGGNPVVQAQNNGWAGIVVNGCVRDVDEINGCDIGVRALASHPMKAYKKRVGEKHVPITVAGTRIMDGEWLYADTDGILVSRTELSV; encoded by the coding sequence ATGGCCTTGGTTACCACCGCAGAAGTTTGTGATGCTAATCCACAACTCATTGTAAGTGGTGAACTTCGGGCCCTTGAACCAATTTTTCAGATATATGGTCGGCGCCAAGTATTTTCAGGACCAGTAGTCACACTGAAGGTGTTTGAAGACAATGTGTTGATTCGTGAGTTTCTCGAGGAGAAGGGTAACGGCAGAGTTCTTGTGGTGGATGGGGGCGGTAGCAAAAGGTGTGCAATATTGGGTGGCAATCCTGTTGTTCAAGCTCAAAACAATGGTTGGGCTGGTATAGTTGTGAATGGATGTGTTAGAGATGTGGATGAAATAAATGGTTGCGATATTGGGGTAAGGGCACTTGCGTCACATCCAATGAAAGCCTACAAAAAGCGGGTCGGAGAGAAGCACGTGCCGATAACTGTAGCTGGGACAAGGATCATGGATGGGGAATGGCTGTATGCAGATACTGATGGAATTCTAGTTTCACGAACCGAGTTGTCGGTTTAG